From the genome of Candidatus Peregrinibacteria bacterium, one region includes:
- a CDS encoding Fic family protein: protein MFDPKYIVSPKLLENIKRIATLVYGLNNKRFSNVVLVELTKRAHEISAHASTSIEGNPLPLTEVKKILKNSPEHVRDSEREVLNYNNTLVWLDKITKKHNVDFDLPLVLNIHKGVMNALISDLRCGKIREEPVFVNDPKLRKTVYWPPDHQDVKALMKDLFGYLTKNKSKIDPLILAGIFHKQFVVIHPFMDGNGRTVRLATKVLLSAMGLNTFNLFSFENYYHQNVSKYFENVGVRGNYYDIFKHIDFTSWLEYFTDGIIDELLRVSQVLAEKSITPETILKPHHEKILEYLKKHDFITDKIYSTLTERAKPTRNQDINRLIEMRLIERVGKGKATIYRLK from the coding sequence ATGTTTGACCCGAAATATATCGTTTCTCCAAAATTGCTCGAAAATATCAAAAGAATCGCAACTCTTGTATACGGTTTAAACAATAAACGATTTTCAAATGTTGTTTTGGTGGAGCTGACAAAGCGTGCTCATGAAATTTCAGCACATGCTTCTACCAGTATTGAAGGGAACCCATTGCCGCTTACAGAAGTGAAAAAAATTCTTAAAAACTCTCCTGAACATGTTCGAGATAGTGAGCGTGAAGTTTTGAATTATAACAATACTTTAGTTTGGCTCGATAAAATCACGAAAAAGCACAATGTTGATTTTGATCTTCCGCTCGTGCTGAACATCCATAAAGGAGTCATGAATGCACTCATTTCGGACTTACGGTGTGGCAAAATTCGTGAGGAGCCGGTATTTGTAAACGATCCGAAGCTCAGGAAAACAGTTTATTGGCCACCCGACCATCAAGATGTAAAGGCACTCATGAAAGATTTGTTTGGCTATCTGACAAAGAATAAAAGTAAAATCGATCCGCTTATTCTTGCCGGAATTTTTCATAAACAATTCGTTGTAATTCATCCGTTTATGGATGGGAATGGAAGGACGGTACGACTTGCCACAAAAGTTTTACTCTCCGCGATGGGACTCAATACCTTTAATCTTTTCAGTTTTGAAAATTATTACCATCAAAATGTTTCAAAATATTTTGAAAATGTAGGAGTTCGGGGAAATTATTATGATATTTTTAAACACATTGATTTTACTTCATGGCTTGAATACTTCACGGATGGAATTATTGACGAGCTCCTCCGCGTGTCTCAGGTTCTCGCAGAAAAAAGCATTACTCCAGAGACTATCTTAAAACCGCATCATGAGAAAATTTTGGAATATCTGAAAAAACATGATTTTATTACGGATAAGATATATTCCACTCTTACGGAGAGAGCAAAGCCAACTCGCAATCAAGACATTAATCGACTGATTGAGATGAGGCTCATTGAACGAGTAGGGAAGGGGAAGGCGACTATTTATCGATTGAAATAA
- a CDS encoding Fic family protein yields MTINNIFKSKIEKLRKEYDTLKKGKESLLQLIYESEIPESVYNSNAIENSTLTLKETEKILLEMEVSRDVSLREVFEAKNLARVSEYIQKKSQESRLDNELILLLHKMLISNINDDIAGRFRKSGEYVRVGTYIAPAPEHVERMIESTLLEYSNNFSDYFLEKIAKFHLDFETTHPFLDGNGRIGRVLMNYQLLQLGFPTIILQNKGKHTYYYPCFRNFEENKDASRMENLLSLALIESMHKRIAYLQGKTIIPLSEYAKKQKKSAISLLNSARRQTIPAFREKGKWKIDEGYQEEI; encoded by the coding sequence ATGACAATAAACAACATCTTCAAATCAAAAATTGAAAAGCTCAGAAAGGAGTACGACACCCTGAAGAAAGGCAAAGAATCCCTTCTGCAACTAATTTATGAATCAGAAATTCCGGAGAGTGTGTATAACTCCAATGCGATTGAGAATTCAACATTGACTCTTAAGGAAACGGAAAAAATTCTTTTGGAAATGGAAGTTTCCAGAGATGTTTCTCTTCGTGAGGTATTTGAAGCAAAAAATCTTGCGCGAGTTTCGGAATATATTCAAAAAAAATCTCAAGAATCACGCCTTGATAATGAACTCATTTTGCTTCTTCATAAAATGCTCATCAGCAATATTAATGATGATATCGCTGGTCGCTTTCGAAAAAGCGGTGAATATGTTCGCGTTGGGACGTATATTGCGCCCGCACCGGAACACGTGGAAAGAATGATCGAATCAACGCTTCTTGAATATTCGAATAATTTTTCTGATTATTTTCTTGAAAAAATTGCGAAGTTTCATTTGGATTTTGAGACGACTCACCCATTTCTTGATGGAAATGGACGCATTGGAAGAGTGCTCATGAATTACCAACTTCTGCAACTCGGATTTCCAACAATTATTCTTCAAAACAAGGGGAAGCATACATATTATTATCCGTGTTTTCGAAATTTTGAAGAAAATAAAGATGCTTCCAGAATGGAAAATCTTCTCTCACTTGCTCTCATAGAATCAATGCACAAACGAATCGCCTATCTTCAGGGGAAAACAATAATTCCTCTTTCCGAGTATGCAAAAAAACAGAAAAAATCTGCGATTTCTCTTCTGAATTCCGCAAGAAGACAAACAATTCCCGCATTCAGAGAAAAGGGAAAGTGGAAAATTGATGAAGGCTATCAGGAAGAGATATAA